The Brevibacillus brevis genome contains a region encoding:
- a CDS encoding ABC transporter ATP-binding protein has protein sequence MTPLLRISGIRSFYGKIEALKGIDLHVYEGEIVALLGSNGAGKSTTLQTISGIVRPSSGDVLLHGQSLVGWAPHQIVEAGIIHVPEGRRIFAGLTVRENLELGGFTQRKEKAAIAEGIEQAFALFPRLKERSEQMGGTLSGGEQQMLAICRGLMARPKLLMLDEPSMGLAPIIVVEIMNIIREINRQGTTILLIEQNAKAALKLAHRGYVMETGRIVMENKADVLRADDSIVKAYLGA, from the coding sequence ATGACACCACTTTTGAGGATCAGCGGCATTCGTTCGTTTTACGGAAAAATTGAAGCGCTTAAAGGCATTGACCTGCACGTGTATGAAGGCGAGATTGTCGCACTGCTAGGCAGCAATGGGGCAGGCAAGAGCACGACACTCCAAACGATTTCTGGAATCGTTCGACCAAGCAGTGGAGATGTCTTGCTTCATGGACAGAGTCTCGTAGGTTGGGCTCCTCACCAAATTGTCGAAGCAGGCATCATCCATGTACCAGAGGGCAGGCGGATTTTTGCTGGCTTGACTGTGCGTGAAAACTTGGAGTTAGGCGGTTTTACACAGAGAAAAGAAAAGGCGGCCATCGCAGAGGGGATTGAGCAGGCTTTCGCGCTGTTCCCTCGATTGAAGGAGCGGAGTGAACAAATGGGAGGAACGCTGAGCGGAGGTGAGCAGCAAATGCTCGCAATCTGCCGCGGTCTCATGGCACGTCCAAAGCTCTTGATGCTAGATGAGCCGTCGATGGGGCTTGCCCCGATAATTGTGGTTGAGATCATGAATATAATCAGAGAAATAAACAGGCAGGGCACGACGATCCTTTTGATCGAACAAAATGCGAAGGCAGCGTTGAAGCTTGCTCATCGCGGCTATGTAATGGAGACAGGGCGCATCGTCATGGAAAATAAGGCAGACGTTCTCAGGGCAGATGATTCGATCGTCAAGGCGTATTTGGGCGCGTAG
- a CDS encoding sigma-54 interaction domain-containing protein: MRNCSKFYTLERPLSKGMIELNHKLPALPELIQTNMQIFNDHELLPSQLDETIPVFAQRQTSWHVTDSSHLTANLTTDCTQAPWEPAAVMTLDSTLADAIHLLATHNYLLIEKQPGVPVGYLHRGAVIQAIFSSYEILEAYFETMIKTMDASISVIDEKARVMVWTEGAERIFSLKAKETMGRPITEFFPLEMLETLKSLQSGQSLYRHQHQPREDLVVLINTNPIYLHDKIIGAVAAETDITSQVRLNQELLNANKKVNHLQQEMAKLSPTPDPFAQIKGTSLPIRHIKSMIQKLSATQATVLITGESGVGKELFAKAVHDVREGSNAPFIAINCGAISPTLFESELFGYEKGAFSGADQKGKKGMIELARGGTLFLDEVGEMPLDMQVKLLRVLQEKKYYSVGGTKQIEADFRVVAATNKNLEELVKEGKFRQDLFYRLNVVTLKIPPLRERIEDTIELAHFFLYEFSLRYNRPIHAISQNVMQNLLQYDWPGNIRELRNAIERLVVFATDGIIKEEDLPYSLQGQTKQVPMELPPDLFSLQEEIEAHERRVILRAIELENGNKQAAAKRLGISRATLYNKLGK; encoded by the coding sequence ATGAGAAATTGTTCAAAATTTTATACACTTGAACGACCTCTTTCAAAAGGGATGATCGAGTTGAATCACAAACTTCCTGCCTTACCCGAGTTGATACAGACAAATATGCAGATTTTCAACGATCACGAGCTTCTCCCTTCTCAGTTGGACGAAACCATTCCTGTATTTGCCCAGCGTCAAACCAGCTGGCATGTCACCGATTCCTCCCATTTAACCGCCAACTTGACGACCGATTGCACACAAGCCCCTTGGGAACCAGCTGCTGTAATGACACTGGATTCAACATTGGCCGACGCCATCCACCTGCTGGCTACACACAACTATCTCCTGATCGAAAAACAGCCCGGAGTCCCTGTCGGCTACCTTCATCGAGGTGCAGTCATACAAGCCATTTTTTCCTCGTATGAGATTTTGGAAGCGTATTTCGAGACGATGATCAAAACCATGGACGCTTCCATATCCGTCATCGATGAAAAAGCGCGTGTGATGGTTTGGACAGAAGGGGCTGAACGAATCTTTTCCTTGAAAGCAAAAGAAACGATGGGTCGCCCGATCACCGAATTTTTCCCGCTCGAAATGCTCGAAACACTCAAATCTCTGCAAAGTGGACAGTCTCTCTACCGCCATCAGCATCAGCCTCGGGAGGATCTCGTCGTGCTCATCAATACCAATCCGATCTATTTGCATGACAAAATCATCGGTGCTGTTGCGGCGGAAACCGATATTACGAGCCAAGTCCGACTGAACCAGGAGCTGTTGAACGCCAATAAAAAAGTGAATCACTTGCAGCAGGAAATGGCGAAGCTCAGTCCGACGCCTGATCCATTTGCACAGATCAAGGGAACGAGTCTCCCCATTCGCCATATCAAGTCCATGATCCAGAAGCTCAGCGCTACACAAGCAACCGTCTTGATCACAGGGGAAAGCGGCGTCGGCAAGGAGCTTTTCGCCAAAGCCGTGCATGATGTGCGGGAAGGCTCCAATGCGCCCTTTATCGCCATCAACTGCGGTGCGATTTCGCCTACTTTGTTTGAAAGCGAGCTGTTCGGGTACGAAAAAGGTGCCTTTTCTGGTGCGGATCAAAAAGGGAAAAAAGGAATGATTGAGCTGGCACGTGGAGGAACGCTGTTTCTCGACGAGGTAGGAGAAATGCCGCTCGATATGCAAGTGAAGCTGCTTCGCGTGCTTCAAGAGAAAAAGTATTATTCCGTCGGAGGGACCAAGCAAATTGAGGCAGACTTCCGCGTGGTTGCCGCTACGAATAAAAATTTGGAGGAGTTGGTGAAGGAAGGGAAATTTCGCCAAGACCTGTTCTATCGGCTCAATGTCGTGACCTTGAAAATTCCTCCGCTTCGAGAACGTATTGAAGATACGATTGAACTCGCCCACTTCTTTCTCTATGAATTCTCTTTACGTTACAACCGTCCCATTCATGCCATCTCGCAAAATGTCATGCAAAACCTGCTCCAATACGACTGGCCAGGCAACATTCGCGAGCTGCGAAATGCCATTGAACGATTGGTGGTATTTGCGACAGACGGTATTATCAAAGAAGAGGATTTGCCGTATTCCTTGCAAGGTCAGACGAAACAGGTACCGATGGAGCTCCCTCCCGATCTCTTTTCGCTGCAAGAAGAAATCGAAGCACATGAGCGCCGTGTCATTTTGCGAGCCATTGAGCTGGAAAACGGCAACAAGCAAGCCGCTGCGAAAAGACTCGGCATATCGCGGGCCACACTCTATAACAAATTGGGAAAGTAA
- a CDS encoding NAD(P)/FAD-dependent oxidoreductase, with amino-acid sequence MTVQTHAQIAVIGGGIIGAAIAYYAAKAGLDVVVLEKGELASGTSSRCDGNILAIDKDPGFDSQMSLKSQMLVDQLSRELDHTFEYRAPGSILVCESEAEMEAANEWVRRQKEAGLPFRMLDRADIRQESPYFADDLLGGLECATDSTVNPYMLTFALFEGAKKHGARSMRRTEVKSIRRDQATGTFHIGLGTGSMTAKQVVNAAGVWAPVIGKMVGVDIPIVPRKGHLIVASRQMPVGVRKVMEFGYLISKFGGVRQVDEETEKYGVALVFEPTESQNFLIGSSRQFAGFDTRIDLNVVRCMARRALRFYPKIADFAIIRTYCGLRPWTEDHLPIISRVEEVPGYFIAAGHEGDGISLAAVTGKLVSEMLVDQPDTIIPTEPLRLERFTKKGVLHP; translated from the coding sequence ATGACAGTACAAACCCATGCGCAGATTGCGGTAATCGGTGGTGGCATCATCGGCGCGGCGATTGCGTATTACGCTGCGAAGGCTGGATTGGATGTCGTTGTCCTGGAAAAAGGCGAGCTGGCATCCGGGACGTCCTCGCGCTGTGACGGGAATATTTTGGCAATCGACAAGGACCCCGGCTTTGACAGTCAGATGTCCCTGAAAAGCCAGATGCTCGTTGATCAGCTTAGCCGGGAGCTGGACCATACGTTTGAATATCGGGCACCGGGGAGCATTCTCGTCTGCGAATCAGAGGCCGAGATGGAAGCCGCCAATGAATGGGTGCGACGACAAAAGGAAGCCGGACTGCCGTTTCGGATGCTGGACCGAGCGGATATTCGGCAGGAGTCGCCTTACTTTGCCGACGATTTGCTGGGAGGCTTGGAGTGCGCCACCGATTCTACCGTCAATCCGTACATGCTGACCTTTGCCCTGTTTGAAGGAGCGAAAAAGCATGGAGCGAGGAGCATGCGCCGTACAGAGGTCAAGTCGATTAGACGTGATCAGGCGACGGGTACGTTCCACATCGGGCTTGGTACAGGCAGCATGACAGCCAAGCAGGTCGTCAATGCCGCAGGGGTGTGGGCGCCAGTCATTGGCAAAATGGTTGGGGTGGATATTCCGATCGTTCCGCGCAAAGGGCATTTGATCGTCGCCTCGCGACAGATGCCAGTCGGCGTGCGAAAGGTGATGGAGTTCGGCTATCTCATCTCAAAGTTTGGTGGAGTCCGACAAGTAGACGAGGAGACAGAGAAGTACGGAGTCGCGCTCGTTTTTGAGCCGACAGAGAGCCAGAACTTCTTAATTGGCTCTAGTCGTCAGTTTGCAGGCTTCGATACGCGGATTGATCTGAATGTCGTCAGGTGCATGGCGAGAAGAGCACTGCGCTTTTATCCGAAGATCGCCGACTTCGCGATCATCCGCACGTATTGCGGTTTGCGCCCGTGGACAGAGGATCACTTACCGATTATTTCTCGCGTAGAAGAAGTTCCCGGTTACTTTATCGCAGCTGGTCATGAAGGAGATGGAATCAGTCTGGCTGCCGTCACAGGCAAGCTGGTGTCCGAGATGCTAGTCGATCAGCCAGACACCATCATTCCGACAGAGCCGCTGCGCTTGGAACGGTTTACGAAAAAAGGAGTGTTGCATCCATGA
- a CDS encoding 4-hydroxyproline epimerase, which produces MKATRVFTTIDTHTGGNPTRTVISGLPKLTGTTMGEKMLQMKAEYDWIRTFLMYEPRGHDVMSGALIVDPCHPDADVGVIYIETGGYLPMCGHDTIGLCTALVETGMIPVTEPVTKLTLDTPAGLVEVDIQVEGGKAKEVSFVNIPAFLYQQDVTVEVEGIGAVTCDIAYGGNFYAITDARKLHLELTPANASTIVDTAVTIRKAINQAMEIVHPEKPFIRGLTHVEFYTAPDNPGADVKNTVVVPPGGIDRSPCGTGTSAKLATLFAKGKIGIDEPFVHESIVGSLFTGRVLHETEEGGLPAVITRIAGSAWLMGKHTIFYNPEDELANGFLLIPAATDH; this is translated from the coding sequence ATGAAAGCAACGAGGGTGTTTACCACCATTGACACGCATACCGGGGGAAATCCTACCCGTACGGTAATCAGTGGTCTGCCAAAGCTTACCGGAACCACGATGGGAGAAAAAATGCTCCAGATGAAGGCCGAGTACGACTGGATTCGCACGTTTTTGATGTATGAGCCGCGCGGGCATGATGTGATGTCCGGGGCCTTGATCGTTGACCCATGCCATCCGGATGCGGATGTAGGCGTGATTTATATCGAGACAGGCGGATACTTGCCGATGTGCGGTCACGATACGATCGGTCTATGCACCGCGCTGGTGGAGACAGGCATGATCCCTGTGACCGAGCCGGTGACAAAGCTTACGCTCGATACGCCAGCAGGACTGGTCGAGGTAGATATACAGGTAGAGGGAGGAAAAGCCAAGGAAGTATCGTTTGTGAACATTCCAGCCTTCCTCTATCAGCAAGATGTGACTGTAGAAGTAGAAGGGATTGGAGCAGTAACCTGCGATATTGCCTACGGTGGAAACTTTTATGCCATCACGGATGCACGCAAGCTCCATCTCGAACTGACACCAGCGAATGCATCCACCATCGTCGATACGGCCGTCACGATTCGAAAAGCGATTAATCAGGCCATGGAGATCGTTCATCCAGAGAAGCCGTTTATTCGCGGACTGACCCATGTGGAGTTCTATACGGCCCCTGACAATCCGGGAGCGGATGTGAAAAATACTGTCGTCGTACCACCGGGCGGAATAGACCGATCGCCATGTGGAACGGGCACTTCCGCGAAGCTGGCGACCTTGTTTGCCAAGGGGAAGATCGGGATAGACGAACCGTTTGTGCATGAGAGCATCGTCGGTTCTCTGTTTACAGGAAGAGTGCTCCATGAGACGGAGGAAGGAGGGCTGCCTGCTGTCATCACCCGAATTGCAGGATCGGCCTGGCTGATGGGCAAGCATACGATTTTTTACAATCCGGAAGACGAGCTGGCGAATGGCTTTTTGCTCATCCCAGCCGCAACTGATCATTAA
- a CDS encoding dihydrodipicolinate synthase family protein: MARFEGVYVAIVTPFTNEYEVDYKRLTELCDWLIQEGVDGLVPSGSLGEYATMTGEERAKVIHTVIAAAKGRVPVVVGSAAPSTRQAVEWVQFSKDAGAAGVMALPPINYKPLENEVFAHYEALNTVGLPIIAYNNPHDYKIDLTPDILARLAKFENIVAVKEFSGDVRRMQDILAQTDLEVMVGVDDLVMEGGLIGATGWISGVPNALPKEGVELFRLARAGKLGEAQALYRRLLPLFHYDASPQLVQSIKYMMELANFPVGPTRPPRLPLSEEYYAGIKKAFDYAVGAASGR; encoded by the coding sequence ATGGCAAGATTTGAAGGAGTGTACGTGGCGATTGTCACGCCGTTTACAAACGAGTATGAGGTGGATTACAAACGTTTGACGGAATTGTGTGACTGGCTGATTCAGGAGGGCGTAGACGGACTGGTTCCGTCTGGTTCGCTGGGGGAATACGCGACAATGACAGGAGAAGAGCGGGCAAAAGTCATTCATACCGTGATCGCTGCGGCAAAAGGTCGGGTTCCCGTGGTCGTAGGCTCTGCTGCTCCGTCTACTCGTCAAGCAGTGGAATGGGTGCAATTCTCCAAGGATGCGGGAGCAGCAGGCGTGATGGCCTTGCCTCCGATTAACTACAAGCCATTGGAAAATGAAGTGTTTGCCCACTACGAGGCGCTGAACACTGTCGGGCTGCCGATTATTGCCTATAACAATCCACACGACTACAAAATCGACCTGACACCGGACATTTTGGCAAGACTGGCGAAGTTCGAGAATATCGTCGCTGTGAAAGAATTCTCCGGTGATGTGCGCCGCATGCAGGACATTCTCGCGCAGACGGACTTGGAAGTCATGGTCGGTGTAGACGATCTCGTTATGGAGGGCGGCTTGATCGGGGCGACTGGTTGGATTTCGGGTGTGCCGAATGCGCTGCCAAAAGAAGGAGTGGAGCTGTTCCGTCTGGCACGGGCAGGCAAGCTCGGCGAAGCACAAGCGCTTTATCGTCGTTTGTTGCCACTGTTCCACTATGATGCGAGCCCACAATTGGTACAGTCGATCAAATACATGATGGAGCTGGCAAATTTCCCAGTAGGACCGACTCGTCCGCCGCGTCTGCCGCTGTCTGAAGAATACTACGCAGGCATTAAAAAGGCGTTTGACTACGCTGTCGGCGCTGCAAGTGGACGATAA
- a CDS encoding aldehyde dehydrogenase family protein has product MHSKNWIGGEWMTPSGKELTVKNPSRITEEVGVLHLSDRSQVFAAEQAARAAQIGWAKQTGAARGDILFQMAAALEANADSLAQLASREMGKQLGEMRGEVARGVSLLRYYAGEGMRSNGNLIPSSDTNVLQYSRRVPLGVVAVITPWNFPVAIPIWKIAPALICGNTVIWKPAENGSLTATRLAEIFAETKLPAGVLNLVIGKGREIGHTLTNEAEVDAVSFTGSSETGRQIAIACAGRNIKYQTEMGGKNAAVVLADADLDKTVPILLSGAFRSAGQKCTATSRIIVEKAIYQPLVERLQSAMETCRVGDASDLEAYLGPVASAAQYETVGQYIALASDEATVIAQSPAYAKEEQGYYIRPQIVEGVAANHRLVQEEVFGPLAVLLTADGFDEAVELCNQSVYGLSASLFTRDLASAHRFLDVAQAGMVRVNQETAGVEYQAPFGGMKLSSSHTREQGQAALDFYSTTKTCAIKYAW; this is encoded by the coding sequence ATGCACAGCAAAAACTGGATTGGCGGCGAATGGATGACGCCGTCAGGGAAGGAACTAACGGTCAAAAACCCGTCACGTATCACAGAAGAAGTCGGCGTTCTGCATCTGTCTGATCGGTCACAAGTTTTTGCTGCTGAACAGGCAGCTCGTGCGGCACAGATCGGCTGGGCAAAACAAACAGGTGCGGCTCGTGGCGATATTCTTTTTCAAATGGCTGCCGCATTAGAGGCAAATGCAGACAGCTTGGCACAGCTGGCAAGCCGGGAAATGGGCAAACAGCTTGGCGAGATGCGCGGAGAAGTGGCGCGCGGGGTCAGTCTGTTGCGCTATTATGCCGGAGAAGGGATGCGTTCCAACGGCAACCTGATTCCTTCTTCAGATACGAACGTCCTGCAATACAGCCGTCGCGTCCCGCTCGGAGTCGTGGCGGTTATCACACCATGGAACTTCCCCGTTGCGATCCCTATCTGGAAGATCGCCCCTGCACTCATTTGCGGGAACACGGTCATTTGGAAGCCAGCGGAAAACGGCTCGCTCACAGCGACACGATTAGCCGAAATATTTGCGGAAACGAAGCTGCCAGCGGGTGTGCTGAATCTGGTGATTGGCAAGGGCCGAGAGATCGGCCATACACTTACGAATGAAGCCGAAGTCGATGCGGTCAGCTTTACTGGCTCATCGGAAACAGGCAGACAGATTGCCATCGCGTGCGCGGGTCGCAATATCAAATATCAAACCGAAATGGGCGGAAAAAATGCAGCAGTTGTTTTGGCAGATGCTGATCTGGATAAAACGGTTCCGATTTTGCTCAGCGGCGCGTTTCGATCGGCTGGTCAAAAATGTACGGCTACCAGCAGGATCATTGTAGAGAAGGCGATCTACCAGCCACTTGTCGAGCGGTTGCAATCGGCTATGGAGACGTGCCGGGTAGGGGATGCCAGCGATCTGGAAGCGTATTTGGGGCCTGTTGCCTCGGCTGCACAGTATGAGACGGTTGGGCAATACATCGCATTGGCGAGCGATGAAGCAACAGTCATTGCCCAAAGCCCTGCTTATGCAAAAGAGGAGCAAGGCTATTACATCCGTCCCCAAATTGTCGAGGGTGTCGCTGCCAATCATCGCCTCGTTCAGGAGGAAGTGTTTGGACCATTGGCTGTGCTATTGACAGCGGACGGTTTTGACGAGGCTGTGGAGCTGTGCAACCAGTCTGTATACGGACTGAGCGCTTCGCTGTTTACCCGAGATTTGGCGAGTGCCCATCGCTTCTTGGATGTGGCGCAGGCGGGGATGGTTCGGGTCAATCAGGAGACGGCAGGTGTGGAATATCAGGCTCCATTTGGCGGCATGAAGCTATCCAGCTCGCATACACGGGAGCAGGGGCAAGCGGCACTTGATTTTTACAGTACGACGAAAACATGCGCGATCAAATACGCATGGTGA
- a CDS encoding proline racemase family protein, producing the protein MNINQLFTTIEAHTGGEPLRIITGGIPPLAGETILEKRRYFREELDHIRRVLMYEPRGHHGMYGCVMTEPVSPDAAFGVLFMHNEGYSTMCGHGIIAVVTAAIETGILRLEDPTERIVIDSPAGRIIAHAKVEESLVHSVSFENVPSFVLAQDVPIEWGGRSFPVDISFGGAFYAVVQAEDIGVQAEMEQLAELQEWGRRIKEQIEAKMEVVHPLEPELKGIYGVIISDKPRVEGSDLRNVTIFADKQVDRSPCGTGTAARVATLHARGKLAAGESFVHEGIVGSQFIGKVAATTQVGSYPAVIPSIEGKAYITGLHQFVVDPTDPLKDGFLLR; encoded by the coding sequence ATGAACATCAATCAGTTGTTTACGACGATCGAGGCCCATACTGGAGGGGAGCCGCTGCGCATCATAACAGGCGGCATTCCACCGCTCGCGGGCGAGACGATTCTGGAGAAGCGACGTTACTTTCGGGAGGAGCTGGACCATATCCGGCGGGTGCTTATGTATGAACCGCGCGGACATCATGGTATGTACGGGTGTGTCATGACAGAGCCCGTCAGCCCAGATGCGGCATTTGGCGTGCTGTTCATGCATAACGAGGGCTACAGTACCATGTGCGGGCATGGAATTATTGCGGTAGTGACGGCTGCCATTGAGACTGGAATCCTTCGGCTGGAAGATCCGACAGAGCGTATTGTGATTGACAGTCCGGCAGGAAGAATCATTGCGCACGCCAAGGTGGAAGAATCGCTGGTCCATTCCGTCTCGTTTGAAAATGTCCCCTCCTTTGTTTTGGCACAAGACGTTCCCATTGAGTGGGGAGGACGTTCCTTTCCTGTGGACATTTCTTTTGGCGGAGCATTCTATGCAGTTGTACAGGCGGAAGATATCGGGGTTCAGGCAGAAATGGAGCAATTGGCAGAGCTGCAAGAGTGGGGAAGGCGAATCAAGGAACAAATCGAGGCGAAAATGGAGGTCGTTCATCCGTTGGAGCCTGAGCTCAAAGGCATTTACGGGGTGATTATCTCGGATAAGCCGAGAGTGGAAGGATCAGACCTGCGCAACGTGACGATTTTCGCCGACAAGCAGGTCGATCGTTCACCATGTGGTACAGGTACTGCGGCTCGCGTAGCCACCTTGCATGCGCGAGGCAAGCTGGCTGCTGGAGAATCGTTTGTCCATGAAGGAATTGTCGGGAGCCAGTTTATCGGCAAGGTGGCAGCAACCACGCAGGTGGGTAGTTATCCGGCTGTCATTCCGAGCATAGAAGGAAAGGCGTATATCACAGGTTTGCATCAATTTGTCGTGGACCCTACGGACCCGCTGAAAGACGGATTTTTACTGCGATAG
- a CDS encoding YisL family protein, with product MNILPYKALIEAHVGSWEVAFVLLIVAYILYRVGKAKAGKIVHMLLRLMMVIILVSGAWMLFVGHASDFYYYVKGIIAVIAFGLMEMSLGKAKRQEGSIGFFIGCIVVLVLVILLGYRVFM from the coding sequence TTGAATATTTTGCCGTACAAAGCGTTAATTGAAGCGCATGTGGGTAGCTGGGAAGTCGCATTCGTGCTCTTGATCGTTGCCTACATCCTGTATCGCGTGGGTAAAGCAAAAGCAGGAAAGATCGTACATATGCTGCTCAGACTCATGATGGTCATTATTCTTGTATCGGGAGCTTGGATGCTTTTCGTGGGTCACGCATCAGATTTCTATTACTACGTGAAGGGCATTATCGCGGTTATCGCCTTTGGTTTGATGGAAATGTCCTTGGGCAAAGCAAAGCGACAAGAAGGCAGCATCGGCTTCTTCATCGGCTGTATTGTCGTTTTGGTGCTGGTTATTCTGCTTGGCTATCGCGTATTTATGTAA